The Candidatus Polarisedimenticolia bacterium nucleotide sequence CCACCGTCGTCCTCAAGCTCCTGCATCGCGTCGCGCCGGATGTCGCATGCTTCGGGCAGAAAGACGCCCAACAGGCCATCCTGATCCGTCGGATGGTGCGCGACCTGGAGATGGACCTGCAGATCGAGATTTGTCCCACCGTCAGGGAGGCGGACGGGCTGGCCATGAGCTCGCGCAACGCCTTCCTGAGCCCACAGGAGCGCCGCGCCGCGCCGGTCCTTTACCGGGCCCTGCAACACGTCGAAACCCAGGTGCTCCAGAAAGACGAGAGGCACGCGAAGTGCGTCCTGAGGCTGATTCGGGAGACGCTCGCGGGCGAGCCGCTGGTCGTCCCGGACTACGCTGCCGTGGTGAGCGCCGAGACGCTCGAGCCGATCGATCCGCTGCGCGGGCAGGTCCTCGTACCGGTGGCGGCTCGCATCGGAGCCACGCGTCTGATCGACAACGTCATCCTGAAGCTGGAGGAATGAAGGCGATGCATCGCGAGGTCCTGCGCGGCAAGATTCACCGGGCCACGGTCACCGAAGCCAACCTGGAATACGA carries:
- the panC gene encoding pantoate--beta-alanine ligase — encoded protein: MEILTKPEEMAARSRQLRAAGTRIGFVPTMGALHEGHLSLIRKARELADSVVVSVFVNPAQFGESEDLDRYPRNLGRDAEMAGAAGASIVYAPQVEAIYPAGYRTYVSVEGWDALLEGASRPGHFRGVATVVLKLLHRVAPDVACFGQKDAQQAILIRRMVRDLEMDLQIEICPTVREADGLAMSSRNAFLSPQERRAAPVLYRALQHVETQVLQKDERHAKCVLRLIRETLAGEPLVVPDYAAVVSAETLEPIDPLRGQVLVPVAARIGATRLIDNVILKLEE